A window of the Hevea brasiliensis isolate MT/VB/25A 57/8 chromosome 6, ASM3005281v1, whole genome shotgun sequence genome harbors these coding sequences:
- the LOC131180660 gene encoding uncharacterized protein LOC131180660, translating into MKYGATEFKGTVDPLEAEQWLERMDRVFKKLQCTDALKFEYAVSLLQGDAYEWWKTIPNSLMEPPVLTWGDFLREFRQKYVLDTYFDMKLQEFLSLRQGDRIIAEYERELSRLSHSCLIPAEINVSGLRPSIKMQVVGFRYTNFSYLISQALKLERVELEVTTKNGVKEKEKNVKTTY; encoded by the coding sequence atgaaatatggggctactgaattcAAGGGCACTGTAGATCCGcttgaggcagaacaatggttggaaaggatggacAGAGTCTTCAAGAAGCTACAGTGTACGGATGCTTTAAAATTTGAATATGCTGTGTCATTGcttcaaggggatgcttatgaatggtggaagactatcCCGAACAGTCTAATGGAGCCTCCTGTTCTGACATGGGGTGACTTTCTTAGGGAGTTCAGGCAGAAGTATGTCCTGGATACTTATTTTGACATGAAGCTTCAAGAATTTTTGAGCTTAAGACAGGGAGATAGAATAatagctgaatatgaaagagaactcTCCCGGTTGAGTCATTCTTGCTTAATACCAGCAGAGATAAATGTAAGCGGTTTGAGGCCAAGCATCAAAATGCAAGTGGTGGGTTTCAGGTATACAAACTTCTCATATTTGATTTCACAAGCTCTCAAGCTGGAGAGAGTAGAACTAGAAGTGACAACTAAGAACGGagtgaaagagaaagaaaagaatgtGAAGACTACTTATTAG
- the LOC131180661 gene encoding uncharacterized protein LOC131180661 encodes MIRKAVKGSVIANLLAENPIDDYEALDFEFPDEYINEVGNDAEGPNDVWEMYFDGAVNLASNGIGAVLVALDGRHFPIAVKLRFDCTNNIVEYEAYVSGLQASIEMKIKKLEVYRDSALIIYQVKGEWQTKDPKLILYQKYLPELIKKFKEISFTHLSQDKNHLLTP; translated from the coding sequence ATGATAAGAAAAGCAGTAAAAGGGAGTGTGATAGCAAACCTCCTAGCTGAGAACCCAATCGATGATTATGAAGCCCTAGATTTTGAATTCCCAGACGAATATATTAATGAAGTGGGCAATGATGCTGAGGGTCCaaatgatgtatgggaaatgtattttgatggagcagtaaATTTAGCTagtaatgggattggagcagtGCTTGTTGCCCTAGATGGGAGACATTTCCCAATAGCTGTTAAGCTAAGGTTCGACTGCACAAACAACATAGTGGAGTATGAAGCCTACGTGAGTGGCTTACAAGCGTCCATTGAaatgaagataaagaaattagAGGTGTATAGAGATTCAgctttgatcatttaccaagtcaaaggggaatggcaaactaaagacccaAAACTAATCCTGTATCAAAAATATCTCCCTGAACTAATTAAGAAAtttaaggagatttctttcactcactTGAGTCAAGACAAGAACCATTTGCtgacgccttag